The Leptotrichia sp. OH3620_COT-345 nucleotide sequence TTAGGTTTTATTTCTTTTACGGTTTCGCCTTCTATTATTGCATTTTCTTCAGTTATTTCTGATGAAACTACTTTCATCTTTTTTCTTTGTACAGGTTTGACCGTTTCTTTCTGCTGTCTGTAATAATCTTCTCTGGCTCTTTTCAGTATTTCTTTTGCACTATCCGCCATAAGAGATATACTTAATACAACCAATCCGGCTAATACTGTTTTTTTCATTTTTTCCTCCTTTAAATAAATATTTTACAACATACAATTTCTTTAAATTTCTTCACAATTTGATTATATTTGATATTAAATATTTTTTATTTCTTTTGACATATTTAATATTTTTATTTATAAATTAATATCCAAGTAAATCCTTTCTCCACATTGTCACAGTCAACCAAGTTTCGGAGTTCACGGATAACTTGAGTATGAGGGCTGCAATGAGCCCTCATAAAAACTAATTCATCACTGACAGCATTGCTTCAAGCTCATTTATCTTATGCTCTTTTTCTTTTATAAGTTTCGCTATATTTTTATAATATGTGTCATAATTATTAAGTACTTTTTTGTATTTATCTCTATGCCATCTTACTTCCGAATCTTTTTTCAGTTTCTCAAATAC carries:
- a CDS encoding adhesion protein FadA, yielding MKKDSEVRWHRDKYKKVLNNYDTYYKNIAKLIKEKEHKINELEAMLSVMN